A single region of the Ptychodera flava strain L36383 chromosome 9, AS_Pfla_20210202, whole genome shotgun sequence genome encodes:
- the LOC139140807 gene encoding cyclic AMP-dependent transcription factor ATF-3-like, which yields MNREESNNIVSTVRIKKESQSNPGDVTYTSLIKDELKSAIKSRRVSRGLPDVKFEPTSPARDYEVTEEEEKRRKLRRERNRLAAYKCRRKKKYKEKQIIEEHTTQIELNKKLKEEKDLLEKERERLTTIWRNHSVECSLHKTSAKMTRT from the exons ATGAACCGCGAGGAGAGCAATAACATCGTTTCAACTGTAAGAATTAAGAAGGAGAGTCAGAGCAACCCCGGTGACGTCACATATACGTCTCTGATCAAAGACGAATTGAAGAGCGCCATCAAGTCGAGAAGAGTATCTCGAGGGCTCCCGGATGTGAAATTCGAACCGACATCCCCAGCACGAGATTATGAA GTAACTGAAGAAGAGGAAAAACGACGTAAATTGCGACGAGAACGGAACCGATTGGCTGCTTACAAATGCCGcagaaaaaagaaatacaaagaaaagcaaaTTATTGAG GAACATACAACTCAAATTGAGCTGAACAAGAAACTCAAAGAAGAGAAAGACTTACTGGAGAAAGAGCGCGAGCGACTGACGACAATTTGGAGGAACCACAGCGTGGAGTGCAGTTTACATAAAACCTCAGCGAAGATGACAAGGACTTGA